The genomic interval CTCCGATTTTGGGCTGCCTCACGTGCACGTGGATCTGTATCGGGCCATGCGGCGGAACGTCGAATACCTGATTGAGCTGGGGCACCGCGACATCGTCTTCCTCGGCGAATACGACGATCATGAGGAGAATCCGCGGTACGCGGGTTATCTCGATGCGATGCGCGATCATGGCCTCGTGGCCGGCGATCCGTTGGTTCAACTGGTCCCGTACCTGCGCGACACCATGTCGGCGGGTTACGAGCGCACGGCGTCCATGCTGGATCAGGGTATTCCGTTCACCGCGATTGCCGCCTCCAACGACCTGTTGGCGCTCGGCGCCATTCGGGCCCTCGCGGAGCGCGGCGTTCGTGTACCTCAAGATGTCTCCGTGATTGGCATCGACGACGTGGAACTCGCGCGCATGTCCACGCCGGCCCTGACCACGGCGCGGATTCCGAAGGCGGATGTGGGCGCGAAACTGGTTCAGCTGCTCTTGGATCAGGTGGAAGGCGTGGCGTCCGGGCCTCGAAGCGTCGAACTGCAGACGGAGCTCATCGTCCGGGAGTCGACGGGTTCGAGGTGTTAGTATGCTTAAACCGTGGAGGGGATTCTTGCGCCCTCCACGGTTTATTTGCCGAAAAGATTGGGTATTGACTTTCAACTTTATACTTACCTATACTGTCAGTAAGTAACCGTTTTCAAGAGGGAGGGAACAAGTCGGAATATATCTTGATGGCGGGTTTTGTCAATGTGGTCTCGAGTACACATGTGAGGGGGACATAAAATGCGCGCGAAGAAGATTAGATATGCGACAATGGCTGCATCTGTAGCGATGGCGGGAATCATGGCTTCCGGCTGCGGGACAAGTACCGCATCAAGGACCGGCACTGCGCCGACCCAACAGGAAAGCGCTTCGACTCACCAGCCCGTGACGATTACGGTGGCCTCCTGGAACGATGCTGCAGACTCCTTGAGGGCAGAGATCCCAGGATTCGAAAAAAAATACCCATGGATTAAAGTGAACGTGGAATATGTGGATGGGACGTATCAGAAGGTGATCCCAGAACTTGTTGCCGGAGACGCACCTGATATCATCCAGGTTCAGCAACGAGATTTTCAAACTTTCCTCCATAAGTTTCCGGGAGATTTTGTCGATTTGACTCCGTACATGAGCTCAATCAAAAATCATATAGCTCCTGTCGCGCTGGACGTAACTGTGCAAAACGGTCATATCTACGCTGCTCCGTGGGATCTGGGGCCGGCTGCGTTGTATTACCGAAAGGACCTGTTCCGCGAAGCGGGAATTAATCCAACTTCAATTAAGACCTGGTCTGATTACCTTGCTGCGGGTAAGAAGTTAGTCGCACATTTTCATGGAAAGGTTAAGATGCTAGCTGAGAACACGTCGGAGCCAAGCCAAGGCATTCAGACGACCCTCATGATCTTGGTCAATGAGCTTGGCGGAAGTTATGTGAATCAGAACGGAGATATTGATTTCTTAAACCCTCAACTCGAGAAGGCCATGAGTGTGATTCAGCAGTGGGGTAAGGCAGGGATTGTGGCGGATGCACCTACGTGGAACGACGGTATCGCTGCGTTTGCCAATGGACAGGTTGCCACGATTCTGTCGGCCGTTTGGTATGCCGGCACTATGATGAATAGTGCGCCCAAGCAAAGTGGTTTGTGGGGCATTGTTCCGCTTCCGGCATTCACGCCTGGTGGGAACAATGAAGCTGATACGGGTGGCTCTGTTTTGGCAATTACGAAAGACAGCAAGAATGTTCAGGCGGCCTGGGACTTCATTAATTACTGTTTGTATACCGTCCCGGGAGAGAATGTTCAGTTGAAATACGGTCTGTTCCCTTCGTGGGAGTCGTACTATACGGCTAAGGGTACTGACTTTGATCAGAATTTCCCTTACTTCGGAATGCCGATCTATAAGTTCTTCGCATCCGTATCGAAGCACATTCCGACTACCAACTATGGTGGCTATTTCGAGGATTACTCTCAACCGCTATCACAAGCTTACATTTCGGTATTTAAGGGCGCGAATATCGAACAAGCGCTTCAGACTGCCGAAACGAATGCCGCACGTATCTCTGGTCAACCCATTTCAAATGGATAAATATGTATATAACCAGCGGGACTTTGATGTTCCGCTGGTTCCCCATTTTTCATCAAGAGCGAACTTGAGGTGATATAAGTGTCTACTATTCAGCGAGAATCCGTCGTCACAGAGAGAGGAACTCGCTCGCTAACGCAGCTATTGCGTTTTCTGCGGCAACCTGGCGTTCCTTTGTGGATACCTTATGTGTTCATTACTCCCTTTTTCATCATATTTGCTGTTTTTATGCTCTATCCGATTGTCGATACTTTGGTCCTCTCCTTTGAAAACTGGTCCACTGTTCAGTCGACATGGGTTGGAATTCAAAATTATCGACTCGTGATAACAGACCCAGCGTTTTGGACTTCTCTACTGAATGACGCCTTCATTCTGCTTATTCAAGTTCCGTTTATGTTGTTCATTGCTACACTCCTAGCGGTCGCTTTGAATGCGCGCTTTCTCAAGCTGAAGTGGCTGTTCAGGCTCCTGATCTTCTTCCCGGTTCTGGTGGACGCGGTAACGTACACGATAGCATTTCAGTTAATTTTTAATCCTAGTTTCGGGATGATGAACTACCTTCTGCACCTTGTAGGGCTGCCGTCTATCAACTGGATAGGGAACTCGTGGGCTGCACGGTTGGCTATTTTTCTTGTGGTGACATGGAGATGGACTGGATATAACGCGATTATCATACTGTCCGGCCTTCAAAACATTCCTGAGGAGGTATATGAATCTGCCGTCGTCGACGGAGCAGGACGCGTGCGTACGTTCTTCCAAATCACCTTGCCTTTGCTGCGTCCGGTGATTCTCTTCTGTACGATCTTATCGACCGTTGGTACCTTACAGCTTTTCACGGAACCGTACATTCTAACAGGCGGTGGCCCCGGGAATGCAACAGAAACACCAATGTTGTATTTGTATAACATAGGATTTCAGAACTATAACTTCGGTCTCGCTTCGGCAGGAACGTACATCTTAACGACGATTATTGCCATACTCTCGTATTTTCAGATAAGAGTCTCTCGTGGGGGCGACTACAGTGCGTGAAAGCATCCCTGTCAGAGTTCTTAGTTATGTGTTTTTAGTCATTGCTGTTGTCGTGTCCATTTACCCTATTTATTGGATATACGTCGCATCAACCTTGTCTGATGGTCAGATTTTTCACTTTCCACCTGCTAATTGGTTTGGGGGTCATCTCCTGCAAAATGTGCGTATGCTCGAGTCCACAATGCCTGTGTGGAGGGACCTGGCAAATAGTATTGTAGTCTCAGGTATTACTACGATTAGCGTGGTGTTTTTCTCCGCAATGGTGGGCTTCGCGTTTGCGAAGTACCGTTTTTGGGCGAAATCTTTTCTATTCTTTGTAGTGCTAATCACTATCATGATACCTATGCAAACGACACTCATTCCTCTATTCATTATTGTGACTAAATTACACTGGGAGAATACTTACCAAGGTTTGATAGTTCCCTTTCTTGTAAATGGATTCGGTGTCTTCTTCATGAGGCAGCAAATGCAATCATTCCCCTCCGAATTGCTTGAGGCCTCGAGGATAGACGGGGCCAGCGAGTTTTATACGTTCTTTCGAATTGTAATGCCAAACATGCTGCCCTCTATGGCAGCGTTGGGCATCCTCACATTTCTACAACAATGGGGCAATTTTATCTGGCCGTTGATTGTAATTAATAGCAGAAACATGTCGACCGTTCCGCTTATGCTCGAGCAACTTGACCAACCGGGAAATGTCATACATTACGGTCCAATTTTTGCTGGAGCGGCTATCGGTCTAGTACCACTGATGATAGTCTTTGTTGCTTTGCAGAGATATTTTATATCGGGTATGTACAGTGGTTCTGTAAAGGGATGAGACCCATCCTTAACCCGCATGGAGGTAATGCGAGTGGAACAGAAATATGTCGAGAGCTTCTACCCTCCTTCGGACTATCGGTTGCCCCCTCGTGCGTTCTTCATACCGCACTCGACAGAGCGAGAAGCGCTCGCACGCGGATTCTACCGTGCGTCGACACAAGTGTTACCATTAGAAGGAAAGTGGAAGTTTCGCCTGTTTGACAATCCTCGCGCTGTGCCGACGGACGTGACTTGGATCGATTTCGACGACTCCTCATGGGAAGAAATACACGTGCCGTCGAACTGGCAGATGGAGGGCTATGGACGGCCACACTACACAAACGTGATGTACCCCTTTCCTGTTGACCCGCCCCGGGTTCCTTCGGAAAACCCGACGGGTTGTTACAGAACCAAATTTTTTCTGACACATCACGATGTAGGCAGGGTACACTTGAGGTTTGAAGGGGTCGACGGATTGTATCAAGTTTACGTGAACGGTCATGATATCGGTTTCGGATATGGTAGCCGATTGCCCTCGGAATTTGATATTACGGACTTTGTTCATGCCGGTGACAATGTACTTGTCGTGGTTGTGTGTCAGTGGTCAGCTCAGTCTTATCTTGAAGATCAGGACATGTGGTGGTTGTCTGGGATTTTTAGAGACGTATACATTCTGAAGAGACCTCAGATCTATTTATCCGATGTTCGGGTTCGAGCACTCTTGGGGACTGACGGACGGACAGGGTGTTTACATGTAGAAGTGGAGATTGGGGGAATTTTATCACGCGATAAGCCTGTTCCCTTGAGGTTTAAGCTGATTGATAGCATAGGGGATAGTGAAATCCTTGAAAACACGATGTTGTCCGATGGATTCGCGACTTACGAGGCCGAGATCCCTAACGTACGACCGTGGACAGCGGAAACGCCCAACCTGTATACGTTGCTGGTATCAATAGATCCGGATTCCTTGTACGCGGAACATGTTGCGTTACAAGTAGGATTTAGGAGAATTGAGATTGCCGATGGGCAGCTGAAGATCAATGGAGTCCCTATTGTGCTCAAAGGAGTAAACAGGCATGAGCACGACGCCCGTCTGGGCCGAGCTTTGACGCTGGATGTGATGATTCGCGATGTGCAGATGATGAAACAGAACAACATTAATGCCGTTCGTACCAGTCATTACCCTCACCATCCTGTGTTCTATGATCTGTGTGATCGCTACGGTTTGTATGTTCTAGACGAAGCTGATCTCGAGTGCCACGGCTTCGCATTGACAGGGAACTGGGACCGATTGAGTGACGACCCGCAGTTGGAACAGGCGTACGTTGATCGCCTGGAGCGGATGATCTGCCGCGACCGCAATCATGCGTGTGTAATTATGTGGTCTCTTGGTAATGAGTCTGGGTATGGTCGTAACCATAGAGCCATGGCAGAACGGGCAAGGGCCATAGACCCGACGAGACCCGTACACTACGAAGGTGAAACAAGGAGGCTGCTAGAGCTTGGTTCTGATTTACAACACGCCGTGATGGATGTGTACAGCACAATGTACACATCCGTCGATGAATTGAGCAGGCTTGGGGAATTGGAGCTTCCTAAACCACATATATTATGTGAATTTGCCCATGCGATGGGGAACGGGCCAGGTGGTCTTAAGGAGTACGTTGAGCTATTTTATCAACAGCGAAGGTTGCAGGGTGGGTTTGTATGGGAGTGGATTGATCACGGAATTCTGGCCTATACATCTGATGGCAGACCGTACTTCGCGTACGGCGGTGATTTTGGAGATGTTCCGAACGACTTAAATTTCGTTATTGACGGACTGTTATTTCCTGACCGAACTCCTTCGCCGGGGCTTTTCGAGTACAAGAAAGCAATTGAGCCGGTAAGAGTTCTTGAGTTCGATCGTTCATCAGGGATCATCAAGGTCCAGAACCGCTATGATTTTCTCTGTCTCGATTGCCTAGTAGCGGAGTGGTCGCTTCAGGATGAACAGTCAGTGTTGGCCGGTGGCATACTTGAACTAGAGCCAGTACCACCCAGGAGCATTGGACAAATAAGGGTACCATGCGCCGAAATCCTTAATCGGCACAGAGATCGGTGCTTGACTCTGACTGTAAGATTCCTTTTGCGCCACCCAACCGACTATGCGCCAGCGTTCCACGAAGTTGCGAGTTTTTGCGAGTATGTTGAACGCAGTTGCCAGAATGCAAGCATCGACATATATCGGCCGGTTACAAGATTTGAAATCGTAGAAAAGGGTAGTAGTCTATGCATCTATGACGATTCGTTCTCCGTTGAGTTCGATTTGCTACGGGGGAGGATCTCTGGGGTAGGATATCGTGGCTCACAAATCATTATGTCACCGCTCTCAATGTCGTTTTGGAGAGCGCCTACAGATAATGACGATCCACCGAATCGAGAAATGTTTTCGGTTGCCAAAGTATGGCGCGATTACGGTGTCGATCGGCTCTCAGAGTCCGTGTCAAACATAGAAATCAAAAAACATGACAACGTCGTGCGCGCTCTAGTTGAGTCGCGTGTCGCGCCTGCCGGGCTCTCCTGGGGTATGGCGTTGCAGTATGAGTACATTTTCTTACGCGGTGGGTTGGTCATGGTACGAATTTGCGGTAAACCCGAAGGAGCTTATCCTCCAACCTTGCCTCGTATAGGACTGTTAACGACCATTCACCTCGACTTCGAATACGTGAGTTGGTTTGGACGAGGACCCGGTGAGAGTTACCGCGATTCTAAGGAGTCACAACTCATTGGGAGATATAGGAGGTTGGCTGATGAACTTTATACCCCGTATGTGTATCCGCAAGAGAACGGTAATCGGACAGATGTGTATTGGATCTCGATTACAAATAAATACATGGAGGGTCTGTTCATAACAGGCCCACAACCTTTGAATTTTCAAGTGAGCAGATTCAGTGTGGAGGACCTCGAGCGCGCTCGGCATCCATATGAGTTAGAAGAAAGTCCTTGGAGATACCTCCGAATTGACTTTTCTCACCATGGGCTTGGCAGCGCGAGTTGTGGTCCTGGTCCTCTTCCTGAGCATCAATTGCGTACTGAGCCATTCGAATGGACTCTGTGCTTCGCACCCCTCGCGCGACACGAGATCGATGAGTCGATCCTCCATCAAGTGGTCACGGAAAGGTTGAAGTTCATTTAGTTTGACATGGTATTTGCTCTCCCGGCGCGGCCTTGACGCGCGCCGGGGGGCGGCGTATTGTAGACGTATCACGGCTGATGAGAGGAGAACAGCCGAGCGGAGGGGGCCGAAAGGCCCGTTGAGATGAGGGGAGCGGAGGATAGCCATGCTGTTGATGATCGACAACTTTGACTCGTTTACTTACAACCTCGTTCAATATTGTTTGGAACTAGGTGCCGACGTGGTCGTGCGCCGCAACGACGTGTCCTTGGAGGAGCTGAAGGCGTTGCGGCCGGCAGGTGTCCTGGTGTCTCCCGGCCCGTGTTCCCCGCGCGAAGCGGGTGTTTCGGTGGATGCCATTCGATACTTCGCGGGGCGCGTCCCTCTGTTGGGCGTGTGCCTGGGCCATCAGTCCCTCGGGTACGCGTACGGAGGCAAAGTCGTCCGCGCGCGCGAACCGGTTCACGGGAAAACCTCGATGATTCTCCACAACGGTTCAGACCCCTTGTTTCGCGACATCCCCTCTCCGTTTCGGGCTACGAGATATCACTCCCTGGTCGTGGATCGCGAGTCGCTTCCCGACGCGTTCGTCGTCACGGCCGAGGTGGACGGTTACATCATGGCCATGCGCCACCGGCCGACGGGCGCGGTGGGCGTGCAGTTTCACCCGGAGAGCATCCTGACCGACCACGGGAAGACCATGATCCGCAACTTTTTGGCGGACGTGGCGTGATCGCGAGACGGAGGGGATTTCACGATGAGACAATCAAGGCTTTCCGCTGAGATGGGCGTCGATCCGTATTATCTTTACCTGGCGCTCCGCGATGACCTCGGTCCTGGGCGAGTCTTTTTGCTGGAGGCCGGGCGCGAAGACATTCAGAGCGATTACCAGATGAGCCTCATTGGAATGGCGCCGCTCGTCGAGGTCCAGGTGCGCGATCACGTCGTCAGCGTGTTCGCTCACCCGAAGCTCGCGGCTCATGTGTTTTCGATCGCGCGGTCGGCCGGTGTCGAGGTCTCGCGTGCGCCGTATCCGTGGGAGAGTGTGGTTGGCGGGGACGTGGTCCACGTGCAGGCCCAAGACCCCATGGCGCTCCTCGACAGGATTCGAGCGGCGCTGTGCGAGTTGCTGTGCGGCCCGGACGGAGAGTCGTTCAGCGCGGGTTTCCTCGGCTACGTGGCGTACGACGCCATTCGCTATCTTGAGCGCGTGCCCATGACGGCCGAGGATGATCGCCATCTTCCCGAAATCCGCCTGCTCTGGCATGCGGCCGTCGCGCAGTTGTCGGGGAGCACGGTCACGGTGTTTCGCCAGGACGACGCGCCGGTGTTGCGGGCGGATGCGAAACTCGCTCAGGAGCTTGACGAGATGGAGAGGCGCATCGCCGCGGTCTGCCGCGAGGGACTTGCGATATCGCCCGTTCTGGACGAGATGGCCGAGATGGGCGTGGACGCTCCCGTCATCACCTACGACGTTCCGAAGGACGTGTACTGCCGGAATGTCGAGATCGCCATCGAGTACATTCGGGCGGGCGACATTTTTCAGGTGGTTCCTTCGACCCGCATGCAGGTGCGCGGCGGCTTGCCTCCGCTTGCAGCGTACGATCGTCTGCGGCGGCTGAACCCGTCCCCGTACATGTTTGTGGCGGAGTACCCTGGCATGGTGCTCTACGGCGCGAGCCCCGAGGTGCAGTTCCGCGCGCTCCGAGGGCGGGCGGAGATGAAGCCCATCGCCGGGACGACGCGGGGCCGCGGACAATCTCCAGAAGAGGACGCTCGCCTCGTGGCGGAGCTGAAGCGGGACGTCAAAGAGAACGCGGAGCACGTGATGCTCGTGGATTTGTGTCGGAACGATCTCGGCCGCGTCGCCAAGCCGGGGACCGTGGCGGTGCCTGAGCTGATGGTGGTGGAGCGCTACTCCCACCTGTATCACCTGGTGTCCCGCGTCACCGCGGAACTCCGCGACGACGTGAGCGTGTTCCACGCGCTGTTGACCACCTTTCCGAACGGGACCTTGTCGGGTGCGCCGAAGATTCGAGCCATGGAGATCATCGACGAGCTCGAACCGTATCGGCGTGGGCCGTACGGAGGATTCATCGGCATGGTCGACGCGTGGGCCAATGCCAACACGGCCATCTTCATTCGGAGTGTCGTCGCCATTGGGGATGTGCAGTACGTGCAGGTGGGCGCGGGCGTGGTGTACGACTCGGTGCCGGAGCGTGAGTGGGACGAGTGCCACTTCAAGGCGGGGGCCATCCTGGACGTGCTGACGGGATCGCGCGCAAAGCCCATTCCGGTGAAGTGAAGCCTCGAGCGATTGTGCACCATCGAACGATGGCGCGGGCGTAAGGTGGGCGATGGATCCGTCGCCCGCGCGCCCGCTGCGTCTTCGAACGTTTCAACTCACGCGAAAAGGGCTGCCCCAAGGTGCCTTTGCACCTTTGAGACAGCCCTTCTCCTTTGGCGCGTCCGGAGGGATTCGAACCCCCGACCTATGGCTCCGGAGGCCAGCGCTCTATCCACTGAGCTACGGACGCAAGCGACGATATGTATCATAGCAGGGCGATGGGGAGAATGCAAGCCGTCCAGCGACAATCGCTGGACGGCGCGGTGGCGCTTCCATGGGGCTTGCCTTGGCACTCGGTTCAAAGGCTGCTCGATTCGTCAGCATCGTAGTGCTCATGGTATTCCTCGTGCATGACAGGGCCTTGTGCCATGGGGTGATGAGGGGCGTAGCCGTACATGGGCCCCGTTTCGATGACCTCGTCATACTCGGTGTACGCCACGGTCGCGACCGGCGCGGGTGCGGGCGCTGTGTGGTACACGCCGACGCCCGCCGGCACGAGGAGAAAGAACAGCACGAAAATCACCAGGAACACCACAGCCCATCGGGTGTATCCGCCAAATGCACCCATGCGAACATCCCTCCTTGCGAAGTTACTGCATGAAATGATGGGACATCGGCCCGGCGATACGGGCATTCGCACAGAGCCCGCGATCTGGGCGCGATTAGCAAAGAACGGAAGTTGCCCTCCGAATCCTCCATTCGCTATACTGAATATCAATACAGAATGGAGGATGTTTATACATGTCGAACGTGCGGGTCGGGATCGTGGGTCCCACCGGATATGCGGGCATGGAACTGGTGCGCCTCGTCGCGGGACACCCGCGGATGACCCTGGTGTACTTGGCAGGATCGGGCGCTCGCACGGGTCCGCTCGATGCGCATCTGCCTCATCTGCATGTGCTGGCAGACGCCCTGCCGCCCGTCGAGCCCCTGGATGTGCACAAGGCCGCGGACTTGTGCGATCTCGTCTTCGTCGCGCTGCCCTCCGGGGAGTCGGGCCGGGTGGCGTGGGAGATTGCGCAGGCTGGGTTGGATCGAGGCGTCAAGGTCATCGACCTGTCCGGCGATCTCCGGCTTCCGCCGGAGGCGTACGAGGCGTGGTACGGAAGGCCGCCTTTGCCGCGAGAGGCCATCGCGCAAGCTTGCTACGGCTTGCCTGAGCGCCATCGCGAGTCGATTCGCGAGGCGTCGCTCGTGGCGAACCCCGGGTGCTACGCGACGGCCTGCGCCCTCGCGGTCTTGCCTCTGGGGAATCTCCTCGCCGACGTAAAGGGGCCCATCGTGTTCGACGCCAAGTCCGGCGTCACCGGCGCGGGGCGTGCGCCGAAGGAGCATCTTCACCTCGGCGAACTCGCGAACGACGTGTATCCCTATCGGGTGGGCCAGCATCAGCACACGCCCGAGATCGAACAAGCGCTCGGCGGCGCGGTGCGCGTGCTCCTCACGACGCAGCTCTTGCCGATCCCAAGGGGGATTTTGGTGTGCGCCTATATTCCCATCCCGCCGGACGAGGCGCCGATGGTGTATGATCGGTACGCGTCGTTTTGTGAGCGCGAGCCGTTTGTGCGGTTGCTGCCGGACGGCCAGCTGCCGCACATCAAGGCCGTGAACGGGACCAACGAGTGCCACCTGGCCGTGCGCTGGGATGAGCGATCGCGGCTGCTTCAGGTGTTCACGGCCATCGACAACCTCGGAAAGGGCGCGGCGGGGCAGGCCGTCCAAAATGCGAACCTGATGTTTGGCTGGCCTGAGCGAGAAGGTCTGAATCTCGTCCCGCTGTGGATGTGAGGTGAGATGGGCGTGATCGTCATCAAGCTCGGAGGGTCGCTCGAAGGGGGCGCCGAGATGGCGCTCGCAGGCGCCGTGCAGGAGGTCAGGCGGCGAGGATGGCCGGTGGTATTGGTGCACGGGGGCGGGCCGCGCATTTCCAAGCGGCTTCGGGATGCGGGCATCGAGTTGCCGTTTGTGAATGGGCTCCGGCAGACCACCTCGGAAGCCATGCCGCACGTGGTGGCCGCGCTCGCCGAATGCAACCGCGACATCGCGGAAGCCTTGGCCCGGCACGGCGTGCCCGTGGCCGCATTTGCCGATGGTGAGGTCGTCGTGGCGAAGGACGTGGGACGCCATCGCACGGGGGACGTGGCCGCTATCCGCGTCGATCCGGTGCGGGCGGCGGTGGCATCGGGGCGGGTGCCGGTGATTGCGCCGTTCGGCCGCGACGCCGCTGGGCAGCCCTACAACATCAACGCGGACCATGTCGCGAGTCACATCGCGCGCGCACTCGGCGCGACACGGCTGGTGTTTCTGACGGACGTGCCGGGCATCTACCGCGACTTTGAAGCGGGCGATCTGCTGCTCGACACGACCGCACGTGAACTGGAGCACCTCCTCCAGGCGGGCGCGTTCAGCACGGGCATGATTCCCAAGGTGAACGCCGTGCTGCACGCCGTCCAACACGGGGTGCGCGAAGTCTGGGTGGTGGACGGCCGGGACCAAGAGGCTGTGCGAATGGCCGCGCTAGGAATGAGCGAGAGGCGAGCCGCTGGAACGAGGCTTGCCGCGCATACAGAAGGAGTGACGGCATGAAGACGGCGCTGGGGCAGTTGGCGGACCAGGTCCTGTTTCAGAACTATGGCAAGCGAGATATCGCCCTTGTCCGAGGCGAGGGCGCGTACGTGTACGACGACGAGGGCAGGCGGTACCTCGATTTCACGGCGGGTATCGCCGTGTGCAACCTCGGCCACGCGCATCCGGGCGTGACCGAGGTGATTGAGCGGCAGGCGAGGACGCTCGTGCACGTCTCCAACCTGTTTCTCATCGAGGGTCAGGTGGAACTGGCGGAAAAGTTGACCCGTTTGGCGGATCGCGGCACGGGGCCGTATCGGGCCATGTTCGTGAACACGGGCACGGAGGCCAACGAAGGAGCCCTAAAGCTCGCCCGGCGATATCAGTACGTCAGCGGGCATCCCGAGAAGACCCGCGTGGTGGCGCTGCCCAACAGTTTTCACGGTCGAACGATGGGCTCCTTGTCGGTGACGTCCAACCCCAAGTACCGCGAGGGCGTGACGCCGCTTGTACCCGGCTTTGAGGTGGCGGACACCTATGAAGGCGCCATCGACATGCTGGACGATAAGACCGCGGCATGCATCGTCGAGGTCGTGCAGGGCGAAGCAGGCGTGCGGCCTGTGGACAAGGGCCTTCTCCAGAGCTTGGCCGCGCGCGCCAAGGAATTGGGCGCGCTGCTCATTGTGGACGAGGTCCAGACCGGCGTGGGGCGAACGGGGCGCTTCTTCGGATTCGAGCACTTCGATTTGTCGCCGGATATCATCACCATGGCGAAGGGCCTTGGCAACGGAATTCCCACGGGAGCCATTCTGGCCAAACAGCATGTGGCGGACGCATTCACGCCCGGCATGCACGGATCGACCTTCGGCGGCAACCCGTTCGCGATGGCGGTCGCGAACTATGTGGTGGACGTGGTGCGCGATCCGGCCTTCCTCGATCGCGTCCGGCGGGTGGGTGAAGCGCTTCGCCGCGTGCTCGAAGCAAACTTCGACGGCGTGACTGGCCTTGGGCTCATGTGGGGGTTTGACGTGGACGACGCGTCGACGTGGCGCAAGCGCGCCGCGGAGCGCGGGCTTCTCGTGACCGCGTGCGGGCCCAAACGCATCCGGGTCGTTCCGCCGCTCATCATCGACGAACAGCATGTCGAAGAATTTGAGACCATCGTCAAAAAAATCGGCCGCGCCTGACGAGGGGCGCGGCCTCCGCGGTTTGGTCTTTCGCAATTGCGCTGAATTTGATATAGTATTCTTGCGTTGGCGCCGCACGGCGCTTCAGGCTTCCTTGGCCTGTTTCAACGGTTGGAAATGGCGCGTGTAGTACACCATCGCGACTTCATCGCAGTGATAGAACTTGTTACAGTAGATGCAATCCTTCCACACTTTATGCGGCAGCGTTTCCTTCCGCACGACGTGAAAGTTCAGTTTCTCAAAAAATCGGGTCTGATACGTCAGAGAGAGCACCTGCGCGATGCCGAGGTCTTCCGCCTCTTTTAACAGCGCTTTGACAATCTGACTGCCCACGCCTTTCCCGTGCGCTTCAGGTGAAACAGCGAGCGAACGGATTTCAGCGAGATCCGTCCACAGGACGTGCAATCCCCCAACGCCGATGACGCGCCCATCTTCCACCGCGACCGTGAAGCACTGCAGATGTTCACAGAGCGATTTGATGGTGCGCGGCAGCATCAGTCCCATATCGGCAAAGTGTTGAATGAGTCGTTGCATATCTTCGACGTCCGCTGAGGTCGCCTTCCGGATGTCCAACGCGGCTCCTCCTCTCCCGTTGCACTCATGTTATAACACGGGATGGCATGATTATTCAAGAAGTCGTATAATGTTTCATAGCCGTTTCGGATCGCCCGTGGCTCG from Alicyclobacillus acidocaldarius subsp. acidocaldarius DSM 446 carries:
- the argC gene encoding N-acetyl-gamma-glutamyl-phosphate reductase, yielding MSNVRVGIVGPTGYAGMELVRLVAGHPRMTLVYLAGSGARTGPLDAHLPHLHVLADALPPVEPLDVHKAADLCDLVFVALPSGESGRVAWEIAQAGLDRGVKVIDLSGDLRLPPEAYEAWYGRPPLPREAIAQACYGLPERHRESIREASLVANPGCYATACALAVLPLGNLLADVKGPIVFDAKSGVTGAGRAPKEHLHLGELANDVYPYRVGQHQHTPEIEQALGGAVRVLLTTQLLPIPRGILVCAYIPIPPDEAPMVYDRYASFCEREPFVRLLPDGQLPHIKAVNGTNECHLAVRWDERSRLLQVFTAIDNLGKGAAGQAVQNANLMFGWPEREGLNLVPLWM
- the argB gene encoding acetylglutamate kinase; amino-acid sequence: MGVIVIKLGGSLEGGAEMALAGAVQEVRRRGWPVVLVHGGGPRISKRLRDAGIELPFVNGLRQTTSEAMPHVVAALAECNRDIAEALARHGVPVAAFADGEVVVAKDVGRHRTGDVAAIRVDPVRAAVASGRVPVIAPFGRDAAGQPYNINADHVASHIARALGATRLVFLTDVPGIYRDFEAGDLLLDTTARELEHLLQAGAFSTGMIPKVNAVLHAVQHGVREVWVVDGRDQEAVRMAALGMSERRAAGTRLAAHTEGVTA
- a CDS encoding aspartate aminotransferase family protein; the protein is MKTALGQLADQVLFQNYGKRDIALVRGEGAYVYDDEGRRYLDFTAGIAVCNLGHAHPGVTEVIERQARTLVHVSNLFLIEGQVELAEKLTRLADRGTGPYRAMFVNTGTEANEGALKLARRYQYVSGHPEKTRVVALPNSFHGRTMGSLSVTSNPKYREGVTPLVPGFEVADTYEGAIDMLDDKTAACIVEVVQGEAGVRPVDKGLLQSLAARAKELGALLIVDEVQTGVGRTGRFFGFEHFDLSPDIITMAKGLGNGIPTGAILAKQHVADAFTPGMHGSTFGGNPFAMAVANYVVDVVRDPAFLDRVRRVGEALRRVLEANFDGVTGLGLMWGFDVDDASTWRKRAAERGLLVTACGPKRIRVVPPLIIDEQHVEEFETIVKKIGRA
- a CDS encoding N-acetyltransferase; this encodes MDIRKATSADVEDMQRLIQHFADMGLMLPRTIKSLCEHLQCFTVAVEDGRVIGVGGLHVLWTDLAEIRSLAVSPEAHGKGVGSQIVKALLKEAEDLGIAQVLSLTYQTRFFEKLNFHVVRKETLPHKVWKDCIYCNKFYHCDEVAMVYYTRHFQPLKQAKEA